GAGCATAGCCCTGCGCGCGGCGTGCAGGTGTATGCACGCCAAGGACGGCTCGGGGAAGCACTCGTTCCGGCGGTCCGTGCAGCCCGTCCCAGCAGCCGAACCCGCCCGCCCGCGCGCTCTCCCGGGCCCCGTCCGGCCGTTGTCCGGTCCGGGCCGACGCCGTCCGTGCGCAGCGGGGCGCCCCCTCGCCTTCCCCTTTCTCTGCATACTCATGCTTGCTCATACAGTTTTACGCTTGTTTTGACTGAGCTCTTGTCAACTATGAGCAGCATGAGTAGAAATCTCTCAGGTGTTATGGACACGCCTGGCTCGCCCAGGCCCCGCCCAAGGCTCGAACGACCTGTGAGGTTGCCCCCGTGTCTTCCCCGTTCACCCGTCTCTCCCGATCGGCCCTGGCCGGCTGCTGTGCGATCGCCACAGCCTCCGCCGGACTGCTGATGGCCGTTCCCGCCACCGCCGCCACCGCCGCCGCCGCCCCCGCGTCGGCCCGGCCGGGCGCGGCCGCCGCCACCGCCCAGTACCCCAACCTCGCGCCGACCCCGCCGATGGGCTGGAACGACTGGTCCTACTACCAGTGCGGCGAAACCGAGCAGAACGTCCTCGCCAACGCGAAGGCACTGGTCACCAGCGGGCTGGCGGCCAAGGGCTACAACACGGTCACCATCGACGACTGCTGGATGGCCCCGAACCGCGACGCCAACGGCAACCTGGTCGCCAACCCGACCACCTTCCCCGACGGCATGGCCTATGTCGGCAAGCAACTCCATGCCATGGGGCTGAAGTTCGGCATCTACGAGGACGCGGGCACCAGCACCTGCGGCGGCTACCCCGGCTCCATGGGCCACTGGACCGAGGACGCCGACCTGTTCGCCTCCTGGGGCGTCGACTACGTCAAGCTCGACGGCTGCAACGTCCCGGACTACCCCGGTGAGAACGACGAGCAGAGCTACTACACCGCCTACTCCGCGATGAGCTCGGCGCTGCTGAAGAGCGGCCGTCCGATGGTCTTCTCGATATCGGCGCCCGCCTACTTCCAGGGGACCTCCGACTGGGACACGGTCATCAAGTGGTCGGCCCAGCTGGGCAACCTCTGGCGCGAGGGCGCGGACACCGCGCTCGGCCAGGAGAGCGGCGCGGCCAAGTGGGACGCGATCACCTACAACTACGGCTACAACGTCGGCCTGGCCGACCTGCAGAGCCCCGGCCGCTGGAACGACCCCGACTTCCTGCTGGCCGGCGACTCCGGCCTGACCCAGGACGAGATCCAGAGCCAGGTGGCCCTCTGGTCGATGATGGCCGCACCGCTGATCTCCAGCACCGACCTGACCAAGCTCTCCGCCGGGGCGCTGGCCGCGCTCGGCAACCAGGCCGTCATCGCGGTCGACCAGGACCCGCTGGGCCTCCAGGGCCGACTGGTCCAGCAGGGCACCGGCTACAACGTCCTGTCCAAGCCGCTGACCGGCGGTGACCGCGCCGTCGCGCTGTTCAACTCCTCGGACTCCGCGCAGACCGTCACCACCTCGGCGGCGACGGCCGGCTTCGGCTCCGGCTCCTCCTTCCTGCTGAAGAACCTGGAGACCGGGGCGGTCACCCAGACCACCGGCACCATCTCGGTGGACGTCCCGCCGCACGGTACGGCGATCTTCCGGGTCAGCCCCGGCGGCAAGCCCGCCACCACCCGCAAGGTCCAGCCGTCCACCGCGATCACCTGGCAGAACGTCTCCACCGCGACCATGCAGAACACCTACCTGGTCAGCCTGACCGACCTGGGCTCGGCCCGGGTGACGGACGCCAAGCTGTCCGTCTCGGCCCCGGCCGGCTGGAAGGTCTCCCCGGTCACCACCAGGCTGCACCAGGTGAACCCGGGCGCGTCCGCGTCCGCCACCTACCGGATCACCGGCCCCGAGGCCGTCCCGGGCACCACCACCACGCCGATCACCGCCACCGCGACCTACCGGGCCGGCGCCGCCGGCCCGGGCTCGGTCAGCGGGCAGGAGACGATCACCAGCGTCGTCCCGTACCCGACCCTGGCCGGAGCCTTCAACAACGTCGGCATCACCGCCGAGTCCACCCCGGCCCCGGGCAACTTCGACGGTGACGGCGACAGCTACTCGGCCGACGCCCTCGCCACGGCCGGAGTCACCCCGGGCTCGACGGTCAGCGCCAACGGCGCCACCTTCACCTGGCCCGACGTCGCCGCCGGCACCGCGGACAACGTCGCCGCCGCCGGTGAGGCGATCACCCTCAGCGGCAAGGGCAGCAGCCTCGCCTTCCTCGGCTCGGAGACCGGCGCGGTGTCCGGCACGGTCACGGTGACCTACACCGACGGCACCACCAGCACCGGCAGCCTCGGCTTCCCCAACTGGTGCTGCACCCCGCCGACCGCCTACGGCGCACAGGTGGCGATCACCACCGACCACCGCGACACCCCCAGCGGCCCGGCCAACTTCGGCATCAGCTACCAGGTGTTCACCAACACCGTGCCGCTGACCGCCGGCAAGACCGTGGCCAGTGTCACCCTGCCGGACCAGGCGGCGATCCACATCTTCGGCCTGTCCGTCGAGCCCTGACCGTCCCCTTCGAGAACCGGGGCGCGGCGGCCACTCCCTCCGGGGAGGGGCCGCCGCGCCCCGGTCCGTCGGGTGCGGCGACAATGCGGACAGACGTCCGCTCATGTCCCACCGGTCAGGGAGTCCCCGCATGCCACTCGAAGTCGCCGACACCGCCCGGCTCTCCCTCGGCGAGGGCTCCCTCTGGGACCCCGAGGCGCAGCGCCTCTACTGGATCGGCATCGAGGACCGACAGCTCCGCTGGCTGGACCACGCCACCGGCGGCTCGCACCTGGTCCAGCTGGACACCCGGCCCGGCACCGTCGCCCTGCACCGGGGCGAGCGGGTCGTGCTGTCCGTCGCCGAGGGCTTCGCCGAGCTCGACACCGCGACCGGCGCCCTGACCC
The Streptacidiphilus albus JL83 genome window above contains:
- a CDS encoding NEW3 domain-containing protein, with translation MSSPFTRLSRSALAGCCAIATASAGLLMAVPATAATAAAAPASARPGAAAATAQYPNLAPTPPMGWNDWSYYQCGETEQNVLANAKALVTSGLAAKGYNTVTIDDCWMAPNRDANGNLVANPTTFPDGMAYVGKQLHAMGLKFGIYEDAGTSTCGGYPGSMGHWTEDADLFASWGVDYVKLDGCNVPDYPGENDEQSYYTAYSAMSSALLKSGRPMVFSISAPAYFQGTSDWDTVIKWSAQLGNLWREGADTALGQESGAAKWDAITYNYGYNVGLADLQSPGRWNDPDFLLAGDSGLTQDEIQSQVALWSMMAAPLISSTDLTKLSAGALAALGNQAVIAVDQDPLGLQGRLVQQGTGYNVLSKPLTGGDRAVALFNSSDSAQTVTTSAATAGFGSGSSFLLKNLETGAVTQTTGTISVDVPPHGTAIFRVSPGGKPATTRKVQPSTAITWQNVSTATMQNTYLVSLTDLGSARVTDAKLSVSAPAGWKVSPVTTRLHQVNPGASASATYRITGPEAVPGTTTTPITATATYRAGAAGPGSVSGQETITSVVPYPTLAGAFNNVGITAESTPAPGNFDGDGDSYSADALATAGVTPGSTVSANGATFTWPDVAAGTADNVAAAGEAITLSGKGSSLAFLGSETGAVSGTVTVTYTDGTTSTGSLGFPNWCCTPPTAYGAQVAITTDHRDTPSGPANFGISYQVFTNTVPLTAGKTVASVTLPDQAAIHIFGLSVEP